In a single window of the Tigriopus californicus strain San Diego chromosome 2, Tcal_SD_v2.1, whole genome shotgun sequence genome:
- the LOC131876898 gene encoding uncharacterized protein LOC131876898, whose product MDGNCAAGFGVCCIFAVIGCSGIVTKNCTYVRNMGFPGADMSTIRTCSININRSHGDICQIRLDFGSITMIPLGTLPGECGGTGDALTVRSPHSGSQSAFPPPVCGTLTGQHMYFESGRDGALAGQINVAQGSVLGDRRYNIKVSYISCSSRQRAPSGCTQYFTGRTGTITSYNFQGGQILADQVYGNCIRQERGFCSVQFKETDIATPDPFDLDAGNPDQVQDNCMSKNHVTIPSRAIDVVVAAITASQDVVTLVPSMRCNTVFGSAPGTSVPSTLESERNLPFVVNVRTLPNVVGRDNMFSGFSLDYKQLPC is encoded by the exons ATGGATGGCAATTGCGCTGCAG gttttggTGTTTGTTGCATTTTCGCCGTAATTGGTTGCAGTGGGATTGTCACCAAG AATTGCACCTATGTTCGG AATATGGGCTTTCCTGGGGCCGATATGAGCACCATTAGAACTTGCTCGATAAACATCAACCGCTCACACGGGG ATATTTGCCAAATCAG GTTGGACTTTGGGTCGATAACGATGATTCCACTTGGAACTTTGCCGG gAGAATGCGGCGGAACAGGCGACGCTTTGACCGTACGGAGTCCTCATTCGGGTTCCCAGAGTGCTTTTCCACCGCCTGTCTGTGGAACACTCACCGGTCAACATA TGTATTTTGAAAGCGGTCGTGACGGCGCTTTGGCCGGACAGATCAACGTTGCTCAAGGATCCGTGTTGGGGGATCGACGATACAACATCAAGGTGTCGTACATTTCGTGCAGCAGCAGGCAGCG GGCTCCAAGTGGATGCACTCAATACTTCACGGGACGTACGGGAACGATCACCTCCTACAATTTCCAGGGTGGACAGATCTTGGCCGACCAAGTCTATGGGAATTGCATTCGTCAAGAGAGAG GGTTTTGCTCGGTCCAATTCAAGGAAACGGACATCGCTACGCCGGATCCGTTTGATTTGGATGCCGGCAATCCAGATCAAGTTCAG GATAATTGCATGTCCAAAAACCACGTGACCATTCCGAGCCGAGCAATTGATGTGGTGGTCGCCGCCATTACTGCCAGTCAAGATGTTG TCACATTGGTACCATCAATGAGATGCAATACCGTCTTTGGATCGGCTCCCGGAACGAGTGTGCCCTCAACTCTAGAGT CTGAAAGGAATCTGCCTTTCGTGGTGAATGTGAGGACGCTGCCCAACGTCGTGGGTCGCGACAACATGTTTTCGGGATTCAGTCTGGATTACAAGCAACTTCCATGTTAG